The Lacerta agilis isolate rLacAgi1 chromosome 5, rLacAgi1.pri, whole genome shotgun sequence genome has a segment encoding these proteins:
- the DZIP1L gene encoding zinc finger protein DZIP1L, giving the protein MEDKTTNCYQPLSLCSASKPFAANIYYPPQLPAPRHCWTGMPGSTFPVNFPSSSHLLGSMLASPSMVPAFKFQLRRDTIDWRRFSAIDVERVARELDLATLQENINSITFCNLDAEKCPYCQQPVDPVLLKVFKMAQLTIEYLLHSQEYLSMSLALQEEQHQVTLEDLKRVKQDWDKQAEELKGVKEESRRRKKMIATQQLLLQAGANNYHKCQLCDKTFMNYSFLQAHMLRRHPEATAAEQEKKKQVVQMESEIEELKVKLKETHAQLEAESQSRAQEAEQLRQREEESRRKFEKWKEEERVKFQREMEDLRHLFLTEFKDIASKNSAMEGKLQELQGKSAVVSNLGTLQDDESPDQQQWKKTQRELQGMKAKIEQQKTEWKWKLRDLQKEHQMEKEELKGENERLRASLSSDQWKMAEHSKQQIASLSAQLREQVKIIQSQEKTIKLLSSSKPKEITVPKAETSEESTEEELEDTLDRKKRVLEALRRNPNLLKQFRPILEETLEEKLESMGVKRGSKGIPAQTYKHLRDVIKTQQQQKAKKFPQLLALRDKIEQEVKRKVRRGQKDESDLSLPLSGTSGKSQRSPQSPIQVVSSKPRMQQAEFKPYASEMPKPAPRSKVSSKASSVETPRIPSPKQVRSSTPSLQYSAAHHPSTSPFSSEEESEEESNFTSPKFTPRKTEPDPPRAVQNEESDWDSSDIELSEGKGSMGRVLATAAETHSETMVQSMAKNLERTLSASGKKPAGGVKLFPIHTKEAPKPGPTTKKIQFVDEEDSDLEISSLEEVTPHLETNSKLKKPPVTRSSGDSVESRGTSLWGSGSTRAGAW; this is encoded by the exons atggaggataagactaccAATTGCTACCAGCCATTATCGTTGTGCTCCGCCTCCAAG CCTTTTGCTGCTAATATTTACTACCCACCACAATTGCCTGCACCCCGTCATTGTTGGACAGGTATGCCAGGCTCCACATTTCCTGTGAACTTCCCAAGCAGCAGCCATCTCTTGGGCAGCATGCTCGCCAGTCCGAGCATGGTCCCTGCCTTTAAATTCCAGTTGCGGCGAGACACAATCGACTGGAGGCGGTTCAGCGCCATCGATGTGGAGCGGGTGGCTCGGGAGCTGGACCTTGCCACTCTGCAGGAGAACATCAACAGCATCACCTTTTGCAACCTCGATGCAGAAAAGTGCCCCTACTGTCAGCAGCCAGTTGACCCTGTGCTCTTGAAGGTCTTCAAGATGGCCCAGCTGACCATTGAGTACCTGCTGCACTCTCAAGAGTACTTGAGCATGAGCCTGGCCCTTCAGGAAGAGCAACACCAAGTGACCCTGGAAGATCTCAAACGCGTCAAGCAGGACTGGGATAAGcaagcagaagagctgaagggTGTCAAGGAAGAGAGCAGGAGGCGGAAAAAGATGATTGCCACACAGCAATTGCTCTTGCAAGCTGGGGCCAATAACTACCACAAG TGCCAATTATGTGACAAGACCTTCATGAACTACTCCTTTCTTCAAGCCCACATGCTGCGCAGGCACCCAGAGGCCACTGCAGCAG agcaggagaagaagaaacaagtAGTACAAATGGAAAGTGAGATTGAAGAACTGAAGGTCAAACTGAAGGAGACCCATGCCCAACTGGAGGCTGAGAGCCAAAGCAGGGCTCAG GAAGCAGAGCAGCTGAGGCAAAGAGAAGAGGAGAGTAGAAGaaaatttgagaaatggaaggaggaggagagggtaaaGTTTCAAAGGGAGATGGAAGACCTCCGGCACCTGTTCCTCACTGAATTCAAGGACATTGCCAGCAAGAATTCCGCCATGGAAGGG AAGCTGCAGGAACTACAAGGCAAGAGTGCAGTGGTCTCTAATCTGGGGACATTGCAGGATGATGAGTCACCTGACCAGCAGCAATGGAAGAAGACTCAGAGGGAACTACAGGGGATGAAGGCAAAGATAGAGCAACAG AAAACAGAGTGGAAGTGGAAACTGAGGGATCTTCAGAAGGAACACCAGATGGAGAAGGAAGAG CTGAAGGGTGAGAATGAGAGACTACGGGCCTCCTTGTCTTCTGACCAATGGAAAATGGCCGAGCACAGCAAACAGCAAATAGCATCACTCAGTGCACAACTCAGGGAGCAGGTCAAGATCATCCAGTCACAGGAGAAAACA ATTAAGCTCTTGTCTTCCAGCAAACCTAAAG AAATAACTGTGCCTAAGGCAGAAACCTCAGAAGAATCTACTGAAGAAG AACTGGAAGATACTCTGGACAGAAAGAAGAGGGTTCTAGAAGCACTGAGGAGGAATCCAAACTTGCTGAAACAGTTCCGGCCGATTCTGGAAGAGACCCTTGAAGAGAAACTGGAGAGCATGGGAGTGAAGCGA GGTTCAAAAGGTATCCCTGCTCAAACCTATAAACATTTGAGAGACGTGATAAAAACCCAACAACAGCAGAAGGCCAAAAAATTTCCACAGCTCCTTGCCTTAAGAGACAAAATTGAGCAAGAAGTGAAAAGGAAAGTCAGAAGGGGTCAGAAGGATGAAAGCGATCTCTCGCTGCCACTCTCGGGAACCTCAG GTAAAAGCCAAAGGAGCCCACAGTCTCCAATCCAGGTTGTGTCTTCTAAGCCCAGAATGCAACAAGCTGAATTCAAGCCTTATGCCTCAGAGATGCCCAAACCAGCCCCTCGGAGCAAAGTGAGCTCCAAGGCAAGTTCAGTGGAGACCCCCAGGATCCCTTCTCCAAAGCAAGTGAGGAGCAGCACACCATCTCTTCAATACTCTGCTGCCCATCATCCCAG CACTTCGCCTTTCAGCTCTGAAGAAGAGTCTGAAGAGGAATCAAACTTTACATCTCCAAAGTTTACACCCCGCAAGACAGAACCAGACCCTCCCAGAGCAGTGCAGAATGAAGAAAGTGACTGGGATTCATCTGACATAGAATTGTCTGAGGGGAAAGGCAGTATGGGAAGGGTCCTTGCAACAGCGGCAGAGACtcattcag AAACAATGGTGCAGTCAATGGCTAAAAATCTGGAGAGGACACTGAGTGCATCTGGGAAAAAGCCTGCTGGTGGAGTTAAACTCTTTCCCATCCATACCAAAGAAGCTCCTAAACCTGGCCCAACTACTAAAAAAATCCAG TTCGTTGATGAGGAGGACAGTGACTTGGAGATTTCTTCCTTAGAGGAAGTCACCCCACACCTGGAGACCAACAGCAAGCTGAAGAAGCCACCAGTCACAAGGAGCAGCGGGGACTCAGTTGagtctcggggcaccagtctctGGGGTTCTGGCAGCACAAGGGCTGGTGCCTGGTAA